CATGTCTTTTACAGTCAGTATAGGGCGTTTCACCGGTGTTTCTTATCGAGTAAAGCCTGTTTTAGTGATCCGCACCCGGGCAATCTAAACTGTCCGGGCGCGTTACTGTTATTAAACCTGAGCGATCAGCTCCACTTCTACTGCTGCGCCGCTGGGCAGGCTGCTTACCCCAACGGCCGCACGCGCATGTTGACCTTTATCGCCGAATAAACTTTCCAGCAGATCTGAGGCACCGTTTACGACGTGAGGATGCGCTTCAAAATCCTCACCGGCATTCACAAAGGCTGTCAGTTTTACAATCTTTTTCACGTTTGCCAGATCGCCTGTTATGGACTGTAAAACACTCAGAAGTCGCAAGGTGCAAAGCTGGGCTGCTGCATATCCGTCTTCAACGGACAGGTCGACGCCTAACTTTCCTTTGTAGCGAATCTGGCTTCCGTCTTTAGGTGTCTGGCCTGACAGAAAGATAAGGTCGCCAACCTGAACCCCCGGAACATAGTTAGCAGCGGGCTCTGGTGGTTTGGGTAATTCCAGCGCCAGTTCCTGTAAACGCTCATTGATACTGCTCATACAAAGGCTCCTCTGTTAAATAACCGTCCGCCTTCTGGGGTATGAGCAGGCTCAATTCCCAGTTGCTTCAGGCATGCATACATCAGCGCCTGATTACTGGTTACTACAGGCTTTTGAATGGCTGCCTCTATGGCTGGAATCGCTTCCAGTGCCCGATAATCAGTACAGGAAATAACAACGCCCTGTGCATCCGGATGGTCCGCCCTGAGGGCCATCTCATAAGCATCATCAGGCGTTAGAGCCCCCTGTTCAAGGCTGTTCAGATTTTTGCTAAAACCGACCTGGCTGACCACCTCAATGTCACTCTGGCGAATGAAGTCAACAGACTCATCGGCGAGTTCTCTTACGTAGGGGGAGGTGAATGCAACACGCTCAAGTCCGAGCGATTTTATTGCAGCTATAAGCGCTCCGGCGGTGGTGACAGAAGGGCATCCAGACATCGTTTGGATATCATCACCAAAAGTTTTATCAAATGCGGGCCCGTCGGACAGTGTTGCTGATGTACAGCCGTAAGCAATAACATCGACCTGTGCATCGACGAGTAACTGCACTTGCTGCTCCAGTGACTGACGGGCAAAGCGGCGCATTTCGTTTGAGTCAGGAATGACGCTGACATCATATCCACCACTGCGCGTTACATGTAATGTCACCCCGGGAGGCGTGAGCATCCAGCAGTCCGGTTCAGCATTGGTGTTAGATGAAGGCACGATCAGGCCAATACGCTTGCAACGCGCGTTAGCACCAATACCTGGTATGGCTGCTGAGAGTATCTTAGTCATTATTCTCCACCTCGCCATCAAGTGCTTGTCTCAGGTCAGCGATCAGATCATCAATGTGCTCAAGGCCAACGGATACACGCAGTAAGTCACGCGGGGTTGGTGAATCAGCACCTTCCATAGACGCTCTATGCTCTATCACCGTGTCGGGGCTGCCAAAGGAAATGGCCTGGCGGATTAACTGTGTACGGGCAGCAACTATTTTTGCTGCAGCTTCACCACCCTTTACCTGGAAAGAGAGCATACCGCCAAAACCGTTCTGCATTTGCCGGCGGGCGATATCATGACCAGCATGTGACTCCAGGCCGGGATAGCGCACCAGAGTAACCTTCTCATGTGTGCTCAAAAACCGTGCGAGCTTAAGTGCACTGGCTGATGCTGCTTTGACCCGTAGCGATAAAGTGCGCATACCGCGTAGCAGTAACCACGTCTCAAACGTTCCTAATACGCCGCCGTAATCATTACGAATGCCCTGAATCGCTTTCAGCAATTCTTCCTGACCCGGAGCAACAACCAGTGCACCGGCTATCAGATCACCGTGACCGTTGAGGTATTTGCTACCCGAATGCAATACCACATCAGCACCGTGAGCAATTGGCTGGGTCAGTATCGGTGTGGCTACCGTATTATCAATTGCAACCAGAGCGCCAGCCGCATGAGCCGCCGCTGAAATAGCTGCTATATCAGAGACCTCCCAGGTTGGATTACTGGGTGTTTCCATCCAGACAAGCTTTGTTCTTCCCGGGAGGAGGGCATTAGACACGCTTTCACTGTCGTAGCTTGATAAAAATGAGGCTTCTAAGCCCCAGCGTTTGCCATGCTGGTTCAGCCATTGACGCAAGCCTGAATAGACGTTTTTTGGCAATATCACATGATCGCCTGGATTGAGGGTGTGAAACACTGCTGTCATTGCCGACATGCCGGAGGCAAATAACAGACAACCAGCGCCGCCTTCAAGCTGATTAATGAGCGCCTCTGGCTGGAGGTAGGTAGGATTATCATCCCGTGAAAAAATTCGCCCGGTGCGATCCAGCTGTTCTGGATCTCGCAGGAAGGATGTTGACGGACGGATAGGCGCCGCCATTGCGTCAGTTTCCCGGTCAACCCAGCTCAGGGCAGTTGCTGTAAGGGTTTCAGGGTTCGTTATTTTGTTCATTGTCCTGCTCCCGTTTGCCGCTTTCGGGCTTCCGTAGGGCTAAAGTCACCTTTGCTGTCGACAACAAGTCCATACTGTTTTTCAGCGTTCTCACGATCAACCAGGCCTGAAAGTACATCATTAACAATGGCAGCCGGGTCCCGTTCCAACGGATTACCGTAGCCACCGCCGCCTGGGGTAAAGACAATCAGTTTTTCTCCCGCAGGGATCATTTGTTCACCTTTTGGTTTCAGATTTTCACCTGAAGTAAGTGCTAATGAACCTGCAATGCCTTCCTTTCCCTGTTCACGGCCGCGGGCTGGGTGATGAATGCGATCGACTGCAGCAAACAGCGATATTGGCGCATTTTCACTGCTGGATAGTTCTAAGACCTGACCCAGTCCACCACGTTGCTTACCTGCACCGCCGGAGTTCTCGCGATATTCACGGCGCCAGATAATCAGTGGTGAAACACTTTCAGTAATCTCTACTAAGGAGCCCATCACCCCGCTGGGGAAAGATGTAGCAGATAAGCCGTCTTTTGTCGGGCGTGCGCCCGTGCCGCCATTGTGGACCAGCTCAGTGGCAAATTTAGTACTGCCCAAACCGCTTTCAACAGAATAGCCACCGCGTAAAGGCAGGTCCCATAAGCAACAGGTGCCTTCCGCAGGAACCGTACCGGGAATCACCTGATGTAAACAGCCAAACATCACGTCAGGCAGCAACTGGCCAACGACGTGCCGCATGGCGACGGGCACAGGGAATTGAGCATTCAAAATGCTGTCCTCAGGCGCCATAATTTTCATTGGTTCAATAGAACCATGATTATTAGGTACTTCAGGGGCTATCGCGCATTTCAGGGCAAAACAGGTATAGGCACTGGCATAATTTAACGGGCAGTTAATGCCATATCGGGATAGCCCGGATGTACCTGTGAAATCAACTTCAAGGTCACCACCGGCAATGGTGAGTTTAGCGACCAGGTCCAGCGGTTTATCGTAGCCATCTACGCGCATCTCAAAGTTGTAGATACCATCGGTTAGCTGACGGATACGTTCCTGCGTACTGCTGCGGGATGTATCGACGATATAGTCAGATATCTCTGCAATGGTCGCGATACCAAAATCGCCCATACATTCAGACAGACGCCGACTACCACACTCGACACATGCGATCAGCGCATAGATATCACCTTCCACTTCTATCGGTACCCGGGAGTTGGCTTTAAGGATCGTCATGAATGTCTGATCTAATTTACCGGCATCAATCAGCTTGAAGATCGGCACGTACAAACCTTCATCCAGCACATCAGTACCATCAGGGCCAAAACCTAAACCGCCAATATCTGCAAGGTGGCTGGTACATGACGTAAAGCCAATCAGATTGCCCTCATGAAAGCAGGGGCGTACCAACATGAAGTCGTTCAGGTGTCCGGCAGCTTTCCAGGGGTCATTCGTCAGGTAGACGTCTTCCGGATGCATCTCGTCCAGTGAAAAATGTGCCAGGAAATGCCCAACTGATTCAGCCATCGTATTGATATGTCCGGGAGTACCCGTTACTGCCTGAGCAATCATGCGCCCCTGTATATCAAAGATACCCGCGGATAAA
The DNA window shown above is from Aliamphritea ceti and carries:
- a CDS encoding hydantoinase B/oxoprolinase family protein, with the protein product MTTSSLSDIDKQILWNRLIAIVEEQAQTLMRTAFNPIVRESGDLSAGIFDIQGRMIAQAVTGTPGHINTMAESVGHFLAHFSLDEMHPEDVYLTNDPWKAAGHLNDFMLVRPCFHEGNLIGFTSCTSHLADIGGLGFGPDGTDVLDEGLYVPIFKLIDAGKLDQTFMTILKANSRVPIEVEGDIYALIACVECGSRRLSECMGDFGIATIAEISDYIVDTSRSSTQERIRQLTDGIYNFEMRVDGYDKPLDLVAKLTIAGGDLEVDFTGTSGLSRYGINCPLNYASAYTCFALKCAIAPEVPNNHGSIEPMKIMAPEDSILNAQFPVPVAMRHVVGQLLPDVMFGCLHQVIPGTVPAEGTCCLWDLPLRGGYSVESGLGSTKFATELVHNGGTGARPTKDGLSATSFPSGVMGSLVEITESVSPLIIWRREYRENSGGAGKQRGGLGQVLELSSSENAPISLFAAVDRIHHPARGREQGKEGIAGSLALTSGENLKPKGEQMIPAGEKLIVFTPGGGGYGNPLERDPAAIVNDVLSGLVDRENAEKQYGLVVDSKGDFSPTEARKRQTGAGQ
- a CDS encoding trans-sulfuration enzyme family protein, coding for MNKITNPETLTATALSWVDRETDAMAAPIRPSTSFLRDPEQLDRTGRIFSRDDNPTYLQPEALINQLEGGAGCLLFASGMSAMTAVFHTLNPGDHVILPKNVYSGLRQWLNQHGKRWGLEASFLSSYDSESVSNALLPGRTKLVWMETPSNPTWEVSDIAAISAAAHAAGALVAIDNTVATPILTQPIAHGADVVLHSGSKYLNGHGDLIAGALVVAPGQEELLKAIQGIRNDYGGVLGTFETWLLLRGMRTLSLRVKAASASALKLARFLSTHEKVTLVRYPGLESHAGHDIARRQMQNGFGGMLSFQVKGGEAAAKIVAARTQLIRQAISFGSPDTVIEHRASMEGADSPTPRDLLRVSVGLEHIDDLIADLRQALDGEVENND
- a CDS encoding RidA family protein, with the translated sequence MSSINERLQELALELPKPPEPAANYVPGVQVGDLIFLSGQTPKDGSQIRYKGKLGVDLSVEDGYAAAQLCTLRLLSVLQSITGDLANVKKIVKLTAFVNAGEDFEAHPHVVNGASDLLESLFGDKGQHARAAVGVSSLPSGAAVEVELIAQV
- a CDS encoding maleate cis-trans isomerase family protein, whose translation is MTKILSAAIPGIGANARCKRIGLIVPSSNTNAEPDCWMLTPPGVTLHVTRSGGYDVSVIPDSNEMRRFARQSLEQQVQLLVDAQVDVIAYGCTSATLSDGPAFDKTFGDDIQTMSGCPSVTTAGALIAAIKSLGLERVAFTSPYVRELADESVDFIRQSDIEVVSQVGFSKNLNSLEQGALTPDDAYEMALRADHPDAQGVVISCTDYRALEAIPAIEAAIQKPVVTSNQALMYACLKQLGIEPAHTPEGGRLFNRGAFV